The DNA segment CGTCACGAAGTACGCGTGCAAGACGGTGCGCTTCCAGGTCTACGTGAAGGAGGGCAAGGCCGCCCTCAAGGCGACGCCCGTCAAGGACTGACATCCCCTGCCGCCACCGTGCGGTGCCCGAAGGCCCGGGACCTCCTCGTGAGGTGCCGGGCCTTCTTGCCTGCGGGGGTGGTTCCGGTCAGCTCGCGCGGGGGAGCACGACGCTGAAGCGGGCGCCCTGGCCCGGCTCTCCGCCGACCTCCAGCCGGCCGCCGTGCTCCTGGAGGATGCGCGCGGCGATGGCGAGCCCCAGGCCGGTGCCGCCGTCCTTGGTGGTGAAGTAGGGCTCGAAGATGCGGGCGCGGTGCTCCAGGGGGATGCCGGGGCCTTCGTCCTCCACCTCGACGATGGCGTCCGCGTCGGTGCCCTTCACGCGCACGCGCAGCGCGCCGCCCCTGCCCGTCATCGCTTCTTCCGCGTTCTTCACCAGGTTGACGAGCACCTGCGTGAGCTGGTCGCGGTCCGCGCGGGCCACCACGCCCGTCTGGAGCGCGGGTTGCAACTGGATGCCTTCGGGCGGCGCGGCGTACAGCGACAGGACGCTCTGGGCCAGCTCGCTCAGGTCCACCGGCGCGAGCTGGGGCTTGGGCAGGCGCGCGAAGCGGCTGAACTCGTCCACGATGCGCCGGAGCCGCTCCACCTCTTCCAGCACCACGCCCGCGCTCTCCTTGAAGAGGGTGGGGAAGCTGGGGTGGCGCGCCTCGTGGGCGGCCATCAGCGTCTCCAGCGACATGCGGATGGGCGTGAGGGGGTTCTTGATTTCGTGCGCCAGCCGCCGCGCGACCTCCTGCCACGCGGCGATGCGCTCGGTGGCCATCAGGCGCTCGGTGGTGTTCTTCAGCTCGGACGTCATGTGGTTGAACGTCCGGACCAGCTCGCCCACCTCGCCGGTGGCGCGGGCCGTCACCTGGACGTCCAGCGCGCCTTCGGCCACGCGGCGGGCGCCGGAGGTGAGGGCCTCCACGGGCCGCGTCATCCAGCGCGACACGAGCATGCCCAGCAGCGCGGCGAAGGCCAGGCCCAGGCCCGCGAGGAGGAGGAACGCGCGCATGACGCCCTCTTCCGCTTCACGCGCGGCGGCTCGGCTGAAGGTGAGGCGCACGGAGGCGGCGTTGCCCAGGGGCAGCACCTGCTCCACGGTGGGCGGGGCCGCGCTGCCGGCGTGCGCGACCTGGGTGTCACCGGACAGGAGCGTGACGTCGGATTGCGTGAGGCGGGCCAGGTGCTGGGCCAGGCCGTCATCCAGCACCACGCCGCCCACGGCCCACAGGCGCACGTCGCCGTAGTCCACGGGGCGCGCGGTGACGAGCGCGGGGACCTGGCGCAGGCCCGCGTCGCCGCGAACGTCCACGCGCACGGGGACGGGCTTGGGGGACTTCTCCTTGGTCACGGCGAAGAGGACGGGGTCCGGGTCTCCGCGCCGGGCGGGCAGGTGGCCGGAGGACAGCACGGTGCCGTTGCGGTCGAAGAGGGCGAGCACGGTGAGGCCTCGGCTCTTCATCAGGCCCTCGGCGGTGTTGGCCTGGATGGCGCGCAGGGGGGCCGAGCGCGCTTCGCGCACGAGGTCCTCCATGGCGGGGCTCTCCACCAGCTCCTCGACGGCGCGGCGCGCGTTGGCGGCGGAGCGCTCCAGGGACTCCTGCGCGGAGGTGGTGGCGGCCGTCATGCGCGCGTCCAGCTCGCGCGACAGCGTCTCGCGAAGGCGCGTCAGCGTGAGGGGAACGACGATCGCCAGCGGCACCAGCGCGAGCAGGGCGAACGCGAGCGCGAGCCGGGTCCTCAGCCGCATGCGGGCCGGTCCTTCCTGGGGGCCGTTTGATGCGCGTGGGCCGCGTTCATTGCCGCCCTCCGCCACCTGACGCCTCGACGGGCGCGAGCCAGGCGCCTTCGAGCACCGGCAGGCCCTGGGCATCCAGCATCAGCCCCGTCACCTCCGGCGCCGCGCGCAGGGCGAGGCCCTGGGCGTACAGCGGGATGAGGGGCACGGAAGGGGCGAGCGCCAGGGCCCGTTCGCGGCTTCGCGCGTCGCGGGCTCCGGCGTCCGTGAGCGCTCCAATGGGAGGCAGCTCCACGCCGAGCAGGTCCCTGCGGCCGCCGGCTTCCAGCACCACCGCCAGCGCAGGGCCGGGGACGGGCGGCAGGAGGAACGCGCTGAGCATCAGCTCGAAGTCGCCCCGGGCCTGACGGCTGCGCAGCGCGGCGCGCGACTGGGGCTCCAGCGCGACGGTGTAGCCCTGGTCGTGCAGCTTCACCTGGATGCGTTCGGCCACGGCGCGCTGATCCGCGAGCGCGGCGTCATAGGCGAGCGTCACCTTGCGCGTCGCACCCGCCGGGGGAGTGCCGGGGCGGGCCTTGGAGGCCTGGGGCATCAGCGCGGGCGGCAGCAGGTTCGCCATGGGCACGGCGGGCCCCTTCACGAACAGGCGCGTGAGGTCCTCGCGGTCGATGGCGCTCTCCACGGCCTGACGGAAGTCCGCGGGCACCTTCCGGGGCGAATACGCCAGATAGGTCGCGTACAGCGCGGCGCCCGTGAGCGTGTCGTTGTCCGGAGGGATGCCCAGCTCCACCTGCACCTGCCGGGCGGACCACAGCCGGGTGAGGCCCCGTTCATCCGTGGCGGTAAGCGCCAGCCGGTCCAGGTAGGGCCGGCCCTCGGGCCACGCGACCTGGGCCTCCAGCACGCCCCGGCCCGCGGCGCTGAACGGACCGGACGCAGGCGATGGCGGCGTCGCGAGGGCAGGGTGACACAGCGAGCGTTCCAGGTCGGGCCAGGGGAAGGCCAACGCCAGGTCCAGCGTGGCGCCCGAGGCCGTCACCTGCCGGCCCTCGCCACGCAGTGGATACAGCAGTGCGCGGTAAGGAGACGGTGACTCCGGGGACGACAGCCGCGTCCATGCGCGGGCCAGGGCAGTGGCACTGGCGGCGGAAGGCATGGCCACGCGCAGGGCCTGCGGCACGGGCCGTGACAGCTCACGCGACAGCGTCGGGCGCACCTGTCCGCCAGTCTCCGCGCGACACACGGGCCGCGTCAGCAGCCCCAGCAGCGCGGCCTCCATGGGCGTGTCAGCAAGCGCGGGCTCGCCGATTTCAGGTGGGCCCGCATGGGCCACCCGCAGCTCACCGCCGTAACGAGGACGGCTGGCCGCCAACGCGGGCACGGAGGAAAGAAGAACAAGGCTCGCGAGGGCGGAACGGATCATCACGGTGCCCTCCTGGCGCAAGCGGAACGGCTTGTCTGTGCTAGCGGATCGCAGTGCCGCGCGGTGCATGTCGCCCTTCATCACGGTGCACCCTGGCGCAGGAGGAACAGTTCGCTCGTGCCGTCGGGCTTCCAGGAGCCCACGAGGACTTCGCGGCGCTTGTCGCCGTCCAGGTCCGCTGACACCACGTACAGCGCCCGGCCCGGCGGTAGCGCTCCCTGCCACAGGGGCTCGTGCGCCAGCGGCGCGTCGGACGTCAGCGCGAACACCCGCAGCGCATCCGGTGTCGGCTGGAGCTGTGGCGACGTGGTGAGCAGCTCCGGCACTCCGTCTCCATCCAGGTCTCCCAGCGCGCTGCCTGCTCCCAGCCCGGACAGCTTCGCC comes from the Corallococcus macrosporus genome and includes:
- a CDS encoding ABC transporter substrate-binding protein; translation: MIRSALASLVLLSSVPALAASRPRYGGELRVAHAGPPEIGEPALADTPMEAALLGLLTRPVCRAETGGQVRPTLSRELSRPVPQALRVAMPSAASATALARAWTRLSSPESPSPYRALLYPLRGEGRQVTASGATLDLALAFPWPDLERSLCHPALATPPSPASGPFSAAGRGVLEAQVAWPEGRPYLDRLALTATDERGLTRLWSARQVQVELGIPPDNDTLTGAALYATYLAYSPRKVPADFRQAVESAIDREDLTRLFVKGPAVPMANLLPPALMPQASKARPGTPPAGATRKVTLAYDAALADQRAVAERIQVKLHDQGYTVALEPQSRAALRSRQARGDFELMLSAFLLPPVPGPALAVVLEAGGRRDLLGVELPPIGALTDAGARDARSRERALALAPSVPLIPLYAQGLALRAAPEVTGLMLDAQGLPVLEGAWLAPVEASGGGGRQ
- a CDS encoding ATP-binding protein, yielding MRLRTRLALAFALLALVPLAIVVPLTLTRLRETLSRELDARMTAATTSAQESLERSAANARRAVEELVESPAMEDLVREARSAPLRAIQANTAEGLMKSRGLTVLALFDRNGTVLSSGHLPARRGDPDPVLFAVTKEKSPKPVPVRVDVRGDAGLRQVPALVTARPVDYGDVRLWAVGGVVLDDGLAQHLARLTQSDVTLLSGDTQVAHAGSAAPPTVEQVLPLGNAASVRLTFSRAAAREAEEGVMRAFLLLAGLGLAFAALLGMLVSRWMTRPVEALTSGARRVAEGALDVQVTARATGEVGELVRTFNHMTSELKNTTERLMATERIAAWQEVARRLAHEIKNPLTPIRMSLETLMAAHEARHPSFPTLFKESAGVVLEEVERLRRIVDEFSRFARLPKPQLAPVDLSELAQSVLSLYAAPPEGIQLQPALQTGVVARADRDQLTQVLVNLVKNAEEAMTGRGGALRVRVKGTDADAIVEVEDEGPGIPLEHRARIFEPYFTTKDGGTGLGLAIAARILQEHGGRLEVGGEPGQGARFSVVLPRAS